In the genome of Candidatus Methylomirabilota bacterium, one region contains:
- a CDS encoding response regulator transcription factor, whose translation MESAVRPRLKAARVRRRRAEAGSSVRVVIGSRYPVFNAGLERMLEGGGVTVAGIAASPDELVRLARLKRPAVAIIDAHSGGDWIRRLPKLRSARPSLEMIAVTGHDGAALHSQVLRLGCSSVLSLRATQHEFLDAVHGAVRGYGLIETEMLAGVLAGREAQGWQISVLEQDILRCLSDGLSNRQIASRVRYSVGTVKNYIHNIFEKLEVSDRTQAVVKALRIGIID comes from the coding sequence GTGGAGAGCGCGGTCCGGCCGCGGCTGAAGGCCGCGCGGGTCCGGCGGAGACGCGCCGAGGCGGGATCGTCCGTCCGGGTCGTGATCGGCAGCCGCTATCCGGTGTTCAACGCGGGTCTCGAGCGGATGCTCGAGGGCGGCGGCGTCACGGTCGCCGGCATCGCCGCGTCGCCCGACGAGCTCGTGCGTCTCGCCCGGCTCAAGCGTCCCGCCGTCGCGATCATCGATGCGCATTCGGGCGGGGACTGGATCAGGCGTCTGCCGAAGCTCAGGTCGGCCCGGCCGAGCCTCGAGATGATCGCGGTGACGGGACACGACGGCGCGGCCCTGCACTCGCAGGTCCTCAGGCTCGGATGCTCCAGCGTCCTGTCGCTCCGCGCGACGCAGCACGAGTTCCTCGACGCCGTCCACGGCGCCGTGCGCGGCTACGGGCTCATCGAGACGGAGATGCTCGCGGGCGTGCTCGCCGGCCGGGAGGCGCAGGGCTGGCAGATCTCCGTGCTCGAGCAGGACATCCTGCGCTGTCTGAGCGACGGGCTCTCCAACCGACAGATCGCGAGCCGGGTCCGGTACAGCGTCGGCACGGTCAAGAACTACATCCACAACATCTTCGAGAAGCTCGAGGTGTCCGACCGAACTCAGGCCGTCGTCAAGGCCCTCCGGATCGGCATCATCGACTGA
- a CDS encoding response regulator transcription factor encodes MAAPGADRIVRVLVVDDNQWFREWESKFLAERAGICVVGTAGCASDGIQMARDLHPDLVLMDVAMRGMNGLEATLRIKAEAASPQVVIVTLHDLPQYRTAAAACADGFVPKTQAVWALMPLIDKLFPGTGAFQVRA; translated from the coding sequence ATGGCAGCGCCTGGCGCCGATCGGATAGTCCGCGTCCTCGTGGTGGACGACAACCAATGGTTCCGCGAGTGGGAGTCGAAGTTCCTCGCGGAGCGGGCGGGAATCTGTGTCGTGGGGACGGCCGGGTGCGCCAGCGACGGCATCCAGATGGCCCGCGACCTCCATCCCGATCTCGTCCTGATGGACGTGGCGATGAGAGGGATGAACGGCCTGGAGGCGACCCTGCGCATCAAGGCTGAAGCCGCGTCGCCGCAGGTGGTCATCGTGACGCTCCACGATCTTCCGCAGTACCGCACCGCGGCGGCCGCGTGCGCCGACGGCTTCGTCCCGAAAACCCAAGCCGTCTGGGCCCTCATGCCGCTCATAGACAAGCTCTTTCCCGGGACGGGCGCATTCCAGGTCAGGGCATGA
- a CDS encoding histidine kinase dimerization/phospho-acceptor domain-containing protein, with amino-acid sequence MAALLEKQQRASLERSFRDTTRALAVAVDRELTWSIRALEALGASQYLDTGDLEPFYREAQRVVATHPGWLTINLTDPSGRQLINLSRPFGAPLPSTGNLEDVRQTLDTGQPAISNLFVGLVLKTPTVGVTVPVKRNGRLKYVLGTRLDVAGLSRLLSEGQLPPDWVAGIIDRKGIIIARTRGIETLLGAPAPPEFVARSRQSDESWALGVTMDGIAVYVAHSRSSLSGWTVGLGVPVAIVEAPGRTSRWAIIGGGCVFLLLAGVLASVFGGRIAGGIASLSASARALGRGDVPSLTGSSKISEIADVERELVEAATALRDSEASFRLLFADNPLPMWVYDVATMYFLEVNAAAIQHYGYSREEFLRMRITDIRPPEDLPRLKDVVAGLAAATDQATRRHAGTWRHRLKDGRIRDVDIVSHSIEFAGRRATLVVAIDVTELKQAQASLARSTERLQILHEIDRALIAAEAPVVIAETVLPRLRDLLGVPRAIVNLFDLAAGEAEWLAAAGRHRVRLGPGVRFPLALMGDVEALRRGELQVVDTAALPRSPEAEALLASGVHTYMVVPMIAGGELIGAVSFGGERSEFPPEQVSIAREAATQLAIALEQARLRERVKRHTEELEQRVAERTLELSVANERLEREIVERRRAEADAARANQAKSEFLSRMSHELRTPLNAILGFAQLLELDAQRPEDRESAEQIIKGGRHLLSLINEVLDIARIEAGGLSLSLEPVRVGDAVQQVLDLARPLAAARAIDLQSTGAALHGRHVWADSQRLQQVLLNLVSNGIKYNRERGTLTIACDAADERRLRIRVRDTGPGIAPALRERLFQPFDRLGAEQGGVEG; translated from the coding sequence ATGGCGGCGCTCCTCGAGAAGCAGCAGCGCGCGTCTCTGGAACGCAGCTTCCGAGATACCACGCGAGCCCTCGCCGTCGCGGTCGATCGCGAGCTCACCTGGTCGATCCGGGCGCTGGAGGCGCTCGGGGCTTCCCAGTACCTCGATACCGGTGACCTCGAGCCCTTCTACAGAGAGGCGCAGCGGGTGGTGGCGACCCATCCAGGGTGGCTGACGATCAACCTGACCGATCCCTCCGGACGGCAACTGATCAATCTCTCACGTCCCTTCGGCGCGCCGCTGCCCTCCACCGGGAATCTCGAGGATGTCCGCCAGACCCTGGACACGGGCCAACCCGCAATTTCCAACCTCTTCGTCGGCCTCGTGCTCAAAACTCCGACGGTCGGCGTGACGGTGCCGGTGAAGCGGAACGGGAGGCTCAAGTACGTGCTGGGGACGAGGCTCGACGTCGCGGGACTCAGTCGTCTCTTGTCCGAGGGCCAGCTGCCGCCGGACTGGGTCGCCGGGATCATCGATCGCAAGGGGATCATCATCGCCCGAACGCGGGGCATCGAAACGCTGCTCGGGGCGCCTGCGCCCCCTGAGTTCGTGGCGCGAAGCCGTCAGTCCGACGAGAGCTGGGCCCTCGGCGTGACCATGGACGGCATCGCGGTGTATGTCGCCCACAGCCGGTCGAGCCTGTCCGGCTGGACAGTCGGGCTCGGTGTACCCGTCGCCATCGTGGAGGCACCCGGGCGGACTTCCCGGTGGGCGATCATCGGCGGCGGATGCGTGTTCCTGTTGCTGGCGGGCGTGCTGGCTTCCGTGTTCGGCGGGCGCATCGCCGGCGGGATCGCATCGCTCTCGGCCTCCGCACGCGCGCTCGGTCGAGGCGACGTTCCCTCCCTCACCGGAAGCTCGAAGATCTCGGAGATCGCCGACGTCGAGCGGGAGCTGGTGGAAGCGGCGACGGCGCTGCGCGACAGCGAAGCCAGCTTTCGTCTCCTCTTCGCCGACAATCCGCTGCCCATGTGGGTGTACGACGTGGCGACGATGTACTTTCTGGAGGTCAACGCCGCGGCGATCCAGCACTACGGGTACTCGCGGGAGGAGTTTCTCCGCATGCGGATCACCGACATCCGGCCGCCGGAGGACCTGCCGCGGCTCAAGGACGTCGTGGCCGGGCTCGCGGCCGCGACGGACCAGGCGACCCGACGGCACGCGGGGACCTGGAGGCATCGGCTGAAGGATGGCCGGATCAGGGACGTGGACATCGTCTCTCATTCGATCGAGTTCGCGGGCCGGCGCGCGACCCTGGTGGTGGCGATCGACGTCACGGAGCTGAAGCAGGCCCAGGCCTCTCTGGCCAGGTCCACCGAACGTCTCCAGATCCTGCACGAGATCGATCGAGCGCTCATCGCCGCGGAGGCGCCGGTGGTGATCGCGGAGACGGTCCTCCCGCGACTGAGGGATCTGCTCGGGGTCCCGCGGGCCATCGTGAACCTGTTCGACCTGGCGGCCGGTGAAGCGGAGTGGCTGGCGGCAGCGGGCCGCCACCGCGTCCGTCTCGGGCCCGGCGTCCGTTTTCCGTTGGCGCTGATGGGCGATGTGGAGGCGCTGCGACGGGGGGAGCTCCAGGTGGTCGACACCGCCGCGCTGCCCCGTAGCCCCGAGGCAGAGGCCCTGCTGGCCTCGGGCGTCCATACGTACATGGTCGTGCCCATGATCGCCGGGGGCGAGCTCATCGGCGCCGTGAGCTTCGGCGGCGAGCGGAGCGAGTTCCCACCCGAGCAGGTGAGCATCGCTCGGGAAGCGGCCACCCAGCTCGCCATCGCGCTCGAACAGGCACGGCTCCGCGAGCGCGTGAAGCGCCACACCGAGGAGCTCGAGCAGCGGGTCGCCGAGCGAACGCTCGAGCTGAGCGTCGCCAACGAACGACTCGAGCGGGAGATCGTGGAGCGGCGACGGGCAGAGGCCGACGCCGCTCGCGCCAACCAGGCAAAGAGCGAGTTCCTGTCACGCATGAGCCACGAGCTCCGTACACCCCTCAACGCGATTCTCGGATTCGCGCAGCTCCTGGAACTCGACGCGCAGCGGCCAGAGGACCGCGAGAGCGCGGAGCAGATCATTAAGGGGGGCAGACATCTCTTGAGCCTGATCAACGAGGTCCTCGACATCGCCAGGATCGAGGCGGGTGGGCTTTCCCTGTCGCTCGAGCCCGTGCGCGTGGGCGACGCGGTCCAGCAGGTGCTGGACCTGGCACGGCCGCTGGCGGCGGCCCGCGCCATCGACCTCCAGAGCACCGGGGCGGCGCTGCACGGTCGGCACGTGTGGGCCGACAGCCAGCGGCTCCAGCAGGTCCTCCTGAACCTCGTGTCGA